The Vicia villosa cultivar HV-30 ecotype Madison, WI linkage group LG1, Vvil1.0, whole genome shotgun sequence genome includes a region encoding these proteins:
- the LOC131601357 gene encoding pescadillo homolog, with protein MVKHYRPAGKKKEGNAAKFLTRTQALKQLQISLPLFRKLCILKGVTPREPKKKFKGNDKTYYHVKDISFLHHEPLREIHRAIRVHERKIKKAEAKKNVERANRLRERISKPKIDRIIRQRYPRFVDALGELDDCLTMVHLFASLPATESTKIDVERVHKCRRLAHEWQAFVSRTHKLRKTFVSVKGIYYQAEVERQTITWLTPHSLQQVVSNDVDIPTMLNFLQIYEPLLGFINFHLYHSIKLKYPPILDPRLEALAADLYALSRYANARPAILNSEASQSVESEQLESKPIGAETENENSELRLAQLQHQLPSNEPGALMHLVEKAAGEDEEEYDEETRQCKNLFQNVKIFLSREVPRESLLFVIPAFGGIVSWEGEGAPFVESDQGITHQIVDREAQGHRFLSREYVQPQWVFDCVNARIILPTENYLVGRIPPPHLSPFVDYDEEGAYVPEYAKIIKHLQAAARKEVLPLLGLEKDLEDPQNLLADGVIDRAAANHAAKEKQKMMNHELRYQEDLKKELQGATYTSAGSTAREETSAGLIQTGESTNNGQANVDNDADMSNILLSRKKRKLLEAMRISNERKQAKYDVITRRAQNQRS; from the exons ATGGTGAAGCACTACAGACCCGCC GGGAAGAAAAAGGAGGGAAATGCTGCTAAATTTCTCACCAGGACACAGGCACTCAAGCAACTTCAAATCAGTTTACCCCTTTTCAG GAAATTGTGTATTTTGAAAGGTGTAACTCCTCGGGAGCCTAAGAAAAAGTTCAAAGGAAATGATAAGACTTACTACCATGTGAAAGATATTAGCTTTCTACATCACGAGCCTTTGCGGGAAATACATAGAGCAATAAGAGTACATGAAAGGAAAATTAAGAAAGCAGAGGCAAAGAAAAACGTCGAACGTGCAAACCGGTTACGGGAGAGAATATCCAAACCCAAAATAGATAGGATAATTCGACagag GTATCCAAGATTCGTGGACGCACTTGGAGAATTGGATGACTGCCTTACAATGGTACATCTTTTTGCATCATTACCTGCGACCGAGAGCACAAAAATTGACGTAGAGCGGGTCCACAAATGTCGAAG ATTGGCACATGAATGGCAAGCATTCGTATCCCGTACTCACAAATTGAGAAAAACTTTTGTGTCTGTTAAAGGCATATACTACCAG GCGGAAGTTGAGCGCCAGACAATAACATGGTTAACTCCTCATTCACTGCAGCAGGTTGTGTCTAATGACGTTGACATTCCTACTATGCTAAACTTTCTGCAAATATATGAG CCTCTTCTTGGTTTTATCAATTTCCACCTCTACCATTCCATAAAATTGAAGTATCCTCCAATACTTGATCCTCGCTTGGAGGCTTTGGCAGCAG ATCTATATGCACTGTCACGATATGCCAATGCCAGACCTGCCATACTGAATTCTGAAGCTTCTCAATCAGTTGAATCCGAACAACTGGAGTCCAAGCCAATTGGGGCAGAGACCGAAAACGAAAATTCTGAACTGAGACTTGCTCAACTTCAGCATCAACTGCCTTCTAATGAACCTGGTGCACTAATGCACCTTGTTGAGAAAGCTGCCGGAGAAGATGAAGAGGAATATGATGAAGAGACACGACAATGCAAAAATCTCTTTCAAAATGTCAAAATCTTCTTGAGCAGAGAG GTACCAAGGGAATCATTGCTTTTTGTTATTCCTGCTTTTGGTGGTATAGTTTCATGGGAGGGTGAAGGGGCTCCTTTTGTGGAATCTGACCAGGGCATTACTCATCAG ATCGTTGATAGGGAAGCTCAAGGACACAGGTTCCTTTCAAGAGAATATGTTCAACCACAATGGGTATTTGACTGTGTGAATGCTAGAATAATTCTGCCAACTGAAAACTATCTTGTCGGAAG GATTCCTCCACCACATTTGTCTCCTTTTGTTGACTATGATGAAGAAGGAGCATATGTTCCGGAGTATGCAAAGATTATTAAACACCTGCAAGCTGCTGCCAGAAAGGAAGTCCTCCCACTTCTTGGCCTTGAAAAAGATTTGGAAGATCCTCAAAATCTTCTGGCTGATGGTGTCATTGATAGAGCAGCAGCTAATCATGCGGCTAAGGAAAAGCAGAAG ATGATGAATCATGAGCTGCGATACCAGGAGGATTTGAAGAAAGAACTTCAAGGTGCCACATATACTTCAGCAGGTTCTACAGCTAGAGAAGAAACATCGGCCGGATTGATTCAGACTGGTGAATCAACTAATAATGGTCAAGCAAATGTTGATAATGATGCTGACATGAGTAACATTTTGTTGTCACGTAAAAAGAGGAAGCTGTTGGAAGCCATGCGG ATATCTAATGAACGCAAGCAAGCTAAATATGATGTTATTACTCGACGGGCTCAGAATCAAAGGAGTTGA